The window TTTATAAATGAACAAAAATCAGCTAAGGACCAATCCGCTGCTTAATTAAATACAGCCGAGGGAATTTACACACTAATAAGGACTTGACTATTCCCCGACGTTCTTTTCATTCTTCTTTTGAATTTCCGCCCCAAAACCCATCACTTTCTTGCCGATGCGGTTTTGAATCAGCTTGTCAATCCCATCAAAAGCCCCGCCGACAATGAACAGGATGTTCGTGGTATCGAGCTGGATGAATTCCTGGTGGGGATGCTTGCGTCCTCCCTGCGGAGGAACACTGGCTACTGTGCCTTCCAGGATTTTGAGCAGTGCCTGCTGAACACCTTCCCCTGATACATCCCTGGTAATGGATGGATTCTCAGATTTTCGGGCAATCTTATCAATCTCATCAATATAGATAATCCCTCGCTCTGCCCTCTCAATATCATAATCAGCAGCCTGAATCAGTTTGAGGAGAATATTCTCGACATCTTCTCCGACATAGCCGGCTTCCGTCAATGAGGTTGCATCCGCTATAGCAAATGGGACATTCAGAACTTTAGCCAGTGTAGAAGCAAGCAGCGTCTTACCGGAACCTGTTGGACCGAGCATAATAATATTGGATTTCTGAAGCTCGACATCATCGACCTTCATGCCAATGCTGATACGCTTGTAATGGTTATAAACTGCAACAGATAATGCTTTTTTTGCTTCGTCCTGACCGACAACGTATTGATCAAGAATACTTCTGATTTCTTTGGGTTTAGGAATCTCTCCAATTTCTGAGCCTACATCATCCTGGAGTTCCTCTTCAATGATTTCATTACAGAGCTCGATGCATTCATCACAAATGTATACCCCGGGACCTGCTACCAGTTTCTTGACCTGTTCCTGCGTTTTACCGCAAAAAGAACATTTCAGTTGATTCTTTTCATCGTTAAACTTTGCCATATGCTCACCCCTTTATTGAGAATTCCCTTATCATTATCGCAATAATTATCTTATTCATTTTCCTCCGCAACATTACTCTCCGAATCTGTGTTCTGTGCTGCGGCACTTTCCTGTTCAACACCATTGTTCTTGACCAGGAAATCAACGGTATGCTCTGATGTTAAACTCATTTTGAACATCTGCATCTCACCGCGAGCTTCAAAAGCTGACTTCAGTTCTTCAGCTGTCCTGCCATACTGCATAGCCATCCTATTAATCTCGGATTCAATTTCTTCATCAGTAACCGTAATTCCTTCTTTTTCCGCAATTGCTTCAAGGACAAGTTCAGTTTTTAGTCCATCAGCTGCCTGCTGACTGAAGGATTCACGAAGCGCTTCTATGCTAGTGTTGACATACTGACAATACTGCTCCATGGAAATCCCCTGATAGGCCATGTTCTGCTGCAGGTCTTCCATCAACGCATCAATGCGTTCCTGTTTCATTCCTTCAGGAATTTCACAGACTGCATTTTCAGCAACCTTCTTCATAACTTCGGTCTTATATTCATTGTCGCATCTGTTTTCTGCAGCCAAAATCATCTTTTCTCTAATATCCTGCTTCAATTCTTCTAACGTGTCAAATTCGCTGACGTCTTTGGCAAACTCGTCATCCAGAGCAGCCAGTTCTTTTCTCTTAATACCGTTGATCTTGACTTTAAACATGGCATCTTTTCCAGAGAGCTCTTCGCTGTGATAGCCTTCCGGGAACTTAACATTGATTTCGAGTTCCTGACCATTCTTAGAACCTTTTATTTGTTCCTCAAATCCTGGGATAAAAGTGCCGGAACCGATGGTTAACTCGTGATTCTCACCTTTTCCTCCTTCAAACGGCACATCACCCAGGAATCCTTCAAAGTCAATCGTGACAATATCCTGGTCAATGATTTCTCCGTCTTCAACCGGAATAAGTTTAGCATGTCTATTTTGACGGCGTTCCAATTCTTCGGCCACCTGCTCGTCTGTAACCTCAACAGCCTGTTTTTCAATGCCAAGACCCTTATATTCTCCCAGCTCTACATCAGGTTTTGTCTCTACCTTAACTTTATAAATGAAATCTTTATCTGCCTCAAATTGGACAACCTGTATAGCCGGTCTGGAAACAGGCGTAATGGAATGCTCTTTAAAGGCTTCAAATAAAGCCGGGTAAGAGACCTGCTCCATCACTTCATTTTTCACAGCGTCTTTATCAACATACCTTTCTATTATATGCTTGGGGGCTTTTCCTTTGCGAAAACCTGGTATGCTGAGTCCCTGGCCGGCTCTTTTCATTACCCGGTCAAAAGCTGCAGAAACCTCTTCAACCCCAACCGTAATTTCCATTTCGTAGGTGTTATTGTTCTTCTTTTCGATCTTGACAGACATGTCCGCTCCTCCTTGGAATTTAACCTTGCTTTTATTTTTTATATTTAAATAGTATCAACATTTCACACCAGGATATTCTGCCCTTTTTCAAATAAATGCAAACCTTGCTAAAGAGTAAATCCCTGGAAAAAAAGCAATAAGTTTAGAAAGAGGAAACATCCGTTTCCCCTTTCCAGTAAACCTGATATTGACCAGTTAATATTATCAGAAGTTTTCCAAAGAATCAAGGAAAACGCTTGATATTCTGTTTAAATCTAGTGCCTTGTTAATCCTTGTTTTGGAATATAATGACGGGCAGATTTTCTGCCGGGTACTACATCGCTTCTGTTTTGAACGGATTGGTTTTGGTGTTTTTCCTGAGTGTCAAAATATAGGCAGCTGCATTTTGTGAAGGATTGACCGGCAGTATCATCCGTGCCGCTAAACTCATTGTTTCCAGTCTGGCCGGATGCTTAAACAGTTCTACTGTGTAGCGGATCAGTTCATCCGGGGTACCGAAAGCCTTCCCCGCTCCCGCTTGTTCAACGAAATAAGCATTTCCTTTTTCATGCCCCGGGATTGGTCTGTACATCAGCAAGGGAAGTCCCATGGTCAGTGCTTCGGAAATTGTCAATGCTCCTCCTTTAGTGATCATAAGATCAGAAGCTGCCATCAATTCCTGAACATTGTCGACATGACCGTAGAGTCTGATGCAGAGATTCTTTTCCCGAATTTCACTGTTAAGCGCATGGTACAGCTCTTTATTGTAGCCGCAAACCACCAATAATTGTGCCGAAATATCCTGAGCCAGGTTCCGGACAATCTCCTTCAGTTCTGCGACATTGCTCACGGGTTTACCGTTAAGACCCATGATGAGTACTGTCTTCCGGTTCAGGTCAAGCTTCAGTTTTTGTTTAGCGGCGCATTGTTGGATGGCTTCTTCAAATCTTAACCGGAGAGGGATCCCGGACTGAATCACGTTCTGGGGTGCTATTCCTGCCTCCGCGAGCCTGGTACATGCATCCTTGCAACCTACAATATACTTATCCGTTCCGGAGTGGATCCATACACCGTGAACAAGGTAGTCCGTCACCACCGTAACCAGCGGAACAGAAAGGAGCCCTTTGAGTTTCAGTTCACCCAGTATGGCAGCCGGTATAAAATGGGTACTTACAATCACATCAGGATTGAACTTCCAGATACAATCTAACAGCTTCTTCGTTTCCAATCCCCGCACAAACTTCCGGCAGTCTTCGGCAGTCAGTCCTGCCGTCTTTTCAAAGAGTATTCTCCAGAGTTTCGGCGTCTTCTTGATCATTGTTGCGTAGGCTTTCCTCATAAAATAATCCGTGTTAAAGTAAAAAAAAGAACCAAAATCTAAGTGCTTTACCTGTATTGGAGAAGGCTGATGGCCAAAAGCTTCGGCAAGTGCTTCACCCGCCTGGAAATGTCCTTCACCATAGTTTGATGAAAAAATCAAAATTCCCGACACTTCTTTTTCCCCCTCCAAGACTCTTTTCATCTGGTGTTATTACTATTCATATTATAAACCGGATCAGATAATTATATATGAAAAGATATTCTGGTCCAAGAATCTGGGATTATTCCTGTTACATCCATATTATAATAATTGCCGGTTGACATTTAAATACTTTTTCTCGATTTTTTACATTTGGTGTTATCTCTTCTGTGACTTCTTTGTTACGGCACCTCCATTTTGGCGATTTGTGATCGTAATGTGTAGAAAAAAGACAGTCAACCATTTATAGGTCAACTGCCTGAAGTCCTTAATTTTGGTGCGGGAGACAGGACTTGAACCTGCACGGAGTTACCCGCTGGAACCTAAATCCAGTGCGTCTGCCAGTTCCGCCACTCCCGCATATAAAAGTTGGCTGGGGTAGATGGATTTGAACCACCGGTGTCGGAGTCAGAGTCCGATGCCTTACCGCTTGGCGATACCCCATTGGAATAAAAAATCGGTTATGCAATTCGCTGACGGCTCTAACACGCAAACAGTATTATACTTAAAAAAAATTGCCCTGTCAAACAAAAGTTAATACAAAAAAATAGTGTCCTTATTTTATCGGACACTGAAAGTTTTTGCAAAAAGAGTTAAAACCAAAGACATAAAGCGCTGCTTTTTCAATTCTAAGATTCTGCCATTGTTTTATATCCATTTTTTCACCAAACCGGTTCTCGGCAATTCCATCTTTCCCAATCCAGCCTGAAGCTTCCCCCTCACCTAAACGAATTTCCCATTTGCCTTCATTTATATCAGGTAAGATCTGAACATTGCATCGGGCATGGAAAATCTCCACAATTTTGACGAATAATCTAAATAAATATTCTTCATATTCAATGGGCTCACTTTGTGGGATCGCAAGGTCGGAACAGATATCCTCGACCAGCACCGTCAGCCCCTTAGCAGGGTTATAGCGATGATAAAATGCTGTCGTAAGGGATCCGTAATTAATCACTCCGGAATCATAATCAATCGTCAGCGGATGGTCTAGGTCTGTAAATCGAAGTGTAATCCTGTTACCCGAAATACCCCATTTCCCGTGATAGCGCGACATCAGCTGGTCTGCTATCTGAAAAGACAGAATATAGGTGGATATTTGCTTTTCATCTCTAATGGCACATCCTATACAATCTCTGTCCTGATTATAAGCTATTGATGAAATCCTCATCATGATCAATCACTCCCCACCGTGTTTCACCATATAAAACAATGTTTCATTTTATACCTATAAAAATTAGTTTTGTTTTATTATCTGAAACATTGTTTCATTTTTAAACTAAACCTTCATCATTGTCCCCATCTTTTCAATTTTTTTGCTGAAGCTTAATGTCTGATCTTTTGGCTATCTTATGCAAACCAACACAAAAAGATTCTGAAATATTTGAAAATATAGTATTAATATTATGTACTAGTTTCCTACTTCCGTCAAGCGTTTTTTTGGGTAGTACTGTAAGATCAGCGGCCGGAATATCCTAATCTGGAGGATATATCCTGACCAACACGCTTGATTTCCTGACCGACCTTTTCAATCCCTTTCTCCATCAGCCTATTAATGGGTCCGGAAATGCTGATCGCACCAATGGTTCTACCCGAATAATCATAAATGGGTGTTCCTATATTAATGACCCCGACTTCAGTTTCTTCAGCGGCAACTGCAATGCCTGTTTTTCTTATTTCCTTCAGCTGTTCGATCAGTTTTTCCGGATCTGTAATCGTCTGCTGAGTAAAACGGGGCATACCCTTTTTTTGCAGAATAAGCCTTACTTCCTCTTCCGGCAAAGTGGAAAGAATCGCTTTACCAACCGCCGTACAATGCATGTAGCCTCTGCTGCCTACCTTGGAGTACATGCCGATTAACTGGGAACTCTCTTTATGATCAATGAACACTACTTCTCCGTTGTCGGGCAGGACAAGATGAACTACTTCATCAAAGGTTTTGGCCAGGCTTTCCAAATAGCGTTCGGCAATCTTCCGGACTTCAAGCTGATTGAAAAATGCGTTGCCGACTTCAATTATTTTTATCCCGAGACGGTACCGTTCCCTATCTTTTTCTTTTTCGACATATCCCCGATAGCATAAAGTCTGAATAATCCGATGTACCGTGCTTTTATGCAGCCCTATCCTGCTGCCGATTTCAGTCACACCAAATGATTCCCTAGAACTGGCCAGTACTTCCAATATATCCAGCGCTCTTTCCACAGTCTGAACATATCTTTCTGTCACAAACAGGCCCCCCATTCTTCTTGCTGATTTCTATTATGGATGATTTTACTAAGAATAACAATAAAAATTTAAATTGAATATTCTAAAAGATTTACATATAATTTACAGATGATAAACCAAAAAATGGTATAATTGTTTCATGATTCTTTAAAAGAGAATGCAACGGGAGGTGAATATCCTATGGGAGAAATCAAATCCAAATCATTGGTGATACTCTTATGCTTCCTCGTCAGTTTCTTGACTATGCCTCAGATTTCTGCCGCTGCCTTGTCCGCTCCGACAAACTTATCCGCTTCTGCACTCGGTCCAAATGAAATTGCGTTAACCTGGACTGCAGTAAGCGGCGCAGACAAGTACAATGTCTACCGATCAACTTCCCATTCCGGAACCTACACTTTTACTAATTCGGTTACCACAAACCAATATACCGACACCGGTTTGGCCTCCAATCAAACCTATTACTATAAGATCCAGACTGTCGACAACAATGAAACAAGTTTACTTTCTTCCTATGCCGGCGCCACGACCCTTTCCTCTTTCTCAAGTCTTTCAGCGAAATCCTCCGGACCAGGGCAAATCTATCTTTCCTGGAATTCAATCAGCGGAATAACCTCTTACACGGTCTACCGCTCAGCTTCGTATTCAGGGGCCTATACGGAGATTGCCTCGACGTTCTATACCAATTATACGGATGGCAGCCTGACATCAGGCAATACTTACTATTACAAGATCAAAGCTATGGGGAATTCCGGCACAGACTATTTTTCCAATATCGTTAATGCAGCCGCCGGCAGTCCAGGATCCTCTTTCATAACCTCCAATCGTTTGTCAGGCAGTGACAGATATGAAACATCCGCCCTGATTTCCCAGTATGGCTGGAGTTCTTCCAACTACGCCATCATTGTCAATGGTGAAAATTATCCGGATGCCTTATGCAGCGCTCCGCTCGCCTCTAAATATAATGCTCCTATTCTGCTGACCTCCAGCGAATCATTAAGCACCAAGACCAGGACCGAACTTTCCCGTCTGCACGTCTCACATGTCTTTCTTATCGGTGGGGCTTCAGCCATCTCCACAAGTGTGGAACGGGAGATCTATTATATGGGAATATCCATATCCCGGATTGCCGGTTCTGACCGCTATGA of the Dehalobacter sp. 12DCB1 genome contains:
- the tig gene encoding trigger factor: MSVKIEKKNNNTYEMEITVGVEEVSAAFDRVMKRAGQGLSIPGFRKGKAPKHIIERYVDKDAVKNEVMEQVSYPALFEAFKEHSITPVSRPAIQVVQFEADKDFIYKVKVETKPDVELGEYKGLGIEKQAVEVTDEQVAEELERRQNRHAKLIPVEDGEIIDQDIVTIDFEGFLGDVPFEGGKGENHELTIGSGTFIPGFEEQIKGSKNGQELEINVKFPEGYHSEELSGKDAMFKVKINGIKRKELAALDDEFAKDVSEFDTLEELKQDIREKMILAAENRCDNEYKTEVMKKVAENAVCEIPEGMKQERIDALMEDLQQNMAYQGISMEQYCQYVNTSIEALRESFSQQAADGLKTELVLEAIAEKEGITVTDEEIESEINRMAMQYGRTAEELKSAFEARGEMQMFKMSLTSEHTVDFLVKNNGVEQESAAAQNTDSESNVAEENE
- a CDS encoding glycosyltransferase produces the protein MSGILIFSSNYGEGHFQAGEALAEAFGHQPSPIQVKHLDFGSFFYFNTDYFMRKAYATMIKKTPKLWRILFEKTAGLTAEDCRKFVRGLETKKLLDCIWKFNPDVIVSTHFIPAAILGELKLKGLLSVPLVTVVTDYLVHGVWIHSGTDKYIVGCKDACTRLAEAGIAPQNVIQSGIPLRLRFEEAIQQCAAKQKLKLDLNRKTVLIMGLNGKPVSNVAELKEIVRNLAQDISAQLLVVCGYNKELYHALNSEIREKNLCIRLYGHVDNVQELMAASDLMITKGGALTISEALTMGLPLLMYRPIPGHEKGNAYFVEQAGAGKAFGTPDELIRYTVELFKHPARLETMSLAARMILPVNPSQNAAAYILTLRKNTKTNPFKTEAM
- a CDS encoding IclR family transcriptional regulator, encoding MTERYVQTVERALDILEVLASSRESFGVTEIGSRIGLHKSTVHRIIQTLCYRGYVEKEKDRERYRLGIKIIEVGNAFFNQLEVRKIAERYLESLAKTFDEVVHLVLPDNGEVVFIDHKESSQLIGMYSKVGSRGYMHCTAVGKAILSTLPEEEVRLILQKKGMPRFTQQTITDPEKLIEQLKEIRKTGIAVAAEETEVGVINIGTPIYDYSGRTIGAISISGPINRLMEKGIEKVGQEIKRVGQDISSRLGYSGR